From one Populus alba chromosome 17, ASM523922v2, whole genome shotgun sequence genomic stretch:
- the LOC118055002 gene encoding uncharacterized protein yields the protein MADDTLAGPERIITEIEEEPLLQQPQDEENQSCSSLSTISPKGDSNESSLVILSPIQADQEETNNQDQPSPTSFKKVKCSSLTESDTSFGEKEELGLEGSEVKFDSLIEKKVAYCELVSGSIESGDSDDKIESSSVKVQETETSVDGVLNKGEIEWSVDGVKEVKDKGKDFVGSECFEAEMGLGSDENKEFVMGKEIGGESSLEAKKKQLLEELQDGSIFKNKTKVDNNVDGFDTGVGISGIFKGSDESVKRSLKIEVIDHTVLIEPASVTKTGSGGGNVAERNGKKNGKHETDEKKVKRPRRRGKIATKGGLETSEGQKKVTQIGEAQKRTIDVGEVRNGCETDGDQMKRKYSREEMKVLRFANIVEQRKLWRDIYTGLGDDAVEGYKDLASSKHHKKVSLSFNPWEHFGRKEPDIPGEESSEIVDDGLENMEVDGVQNADLLDPACSNSIEGEGADTVLEEAYGEEVDSDDDYASIQRPAFAVEGEPDFDSGPPEDGLEFLRRVRWEAAHIPKVKVAKLDRSRVNKEQTVYMPRIPNIAKCPEYLLPLKQWEDVFLVDFSELRQFLSQDDGSSTRISQKMQPAAIVLGNSSPQHAESIVVEKSNILGTETDDVQSYKPLDTSSAENAIDHPCMANVEDCRNLTSSQIPTPEASFSDALCNYPTLSVILAMDCVARVSMLRKRIKLAETMDALSKNDCVWLFALCAAVDAPLDADTCAALRGLLRKCASLRASKSEHDDEVIMLNILATISGRYFGQSES from the exons ATGGCTGATGATACGTTGGCTGGGCCCGAAAGAATAATCACAGAGATTGAAGAAGAACCTCTCCTTCAACAGCCACAAGATGAAGAAAACCAATCTTGTTCTTCTCTCTCTACTATCTCTCCTAAAGGAGATTCAAATGAATCATCGTTGGTGATTCTTTCACCTATACAAGCAGACCAAGAAGAAACCAATAATCAAGACCAACCAAGTCCAACTTCTTTCAAGAAGGTAAAGTGCTCCTCTTTAACTGAATCTGATACTAGTTTTGGCGAGAAAGAAGAACTGGGCTTGGAAGGAAGTGAAGTAAAGTTTGACTCTTTGATTGAAAAGAAGGTTGCTTATTGTGAATTGGTTTCTGGGTCTATTGAAAGTGGAGATTCTGATGATAAGATTGAGAGTTCTAGTGTGAAAGTGCAAGAAACTGAGACGTCTGTGGATGGTGTATTGAATAAAGGAGAGATTGAATGGAGTGTTGATGGTGTGAAAGAAGTGAAAGACAAGGGGAAAGATTTTGTAGGAAGTGAATGCTTCGAGGCTGAGATGGGTTTAGGTTCCGATGAAAATAAAGAGTTTGTGATGGGGAAAGAGATTGGAGGAGAAAGTTCATTGGAAGCAAAGAAGAAGCAATTATTGGAAGAACTTCAAGATGGTTCgatctttaaaaacaaaaccaaagtgGATAATAATGTTGATGGTTTTGACACTGGTGTGGGAATCTCGGGGATATTCAAAGGATCTGATGAATCTGTTAAACGTTCTTTGAAGATTGAAGTGATTGATCATACAGTGTTGATTGAACCAGCTTCTGTAACGAAAACTGGTAGTGGTGGTGGTAATGTTGCCGAGAGGAACGGAAAGAAGAACGGTAAACATGAAACtgatgaaaagaaggtaaaaaggCCGCGGAGAAGGGGAAAGATTGCAACGAAGGGTGGTTTGGAGACAAGCGAAGGGCAAAAGAAAGTGACCCAAATTGGTGAAGCTCAAAAGAGAACAATTGATGTTGGTGAAGTTCGAAATGGCTGTGAAACAGACGGGGACCAGATGAAGAGGAAGTACTCAAGGGAGGAAATGAAGGTCCTGAGGTTTGCAAATATTGTAGAACAGCGAAAATTGTGGAGAGATATATACACTGGACTTGGAGATGATGCTGTGGAGGGCTATAAAGACTTGGCAAGTTCAAAGCATCATAAGAAAGTTTCCTTGAGCTTCAATCCTTGGGAGCATTTTGGAAGGAAGGAACCTGACATTCCTG GGGAAGAATCTTCTGAAATTGTGGACGATGGATTAGAAAACATGGAAGTAGATGGGGTGCAAAATGCGGATCTCTTGGATCCTGCTTGCAGTAACAGTATTGAGGGTGAAGGTGCTGATACAGTTTTGGAAGAAGCGTATGGTGAAGAAGTTGACAGCGATGATGATTATGCTAGCATTCAGAGGCCCGCTTTTGCAGTAGAAGGAGAACCAGATTTTGATTCTGGACCTCCAGAGGATGGATTAGAATTCCTCAGGCGTGTCAG GTGGGAGGCTGCTCACATTCCAAAAGTTAAAGTAGCCAAGCTTGACAGGAGTAGAGTTAACAAAGAACAAACTGTTTATATGCCCCGGATTCCTAACATTGCCAAGTGTCCAGAGTATTTACTGCCATTGAAACAGTGGGAGGATGtatttcttgttgatttttctgaGCTGCGACAG TTTCTGTCTCAAGATGACGGTTCCAGCACTAGAATTTCCCAGAAGATGCAACCAGCAGCTATTGTTCTTGGGAATTCTTCCCCTCAGCATGCTGAAAGTATTGTTGTTGAGAAATCCAATATCCTTGGAACTGAAACTGATGACGTTCAATCCTACAAACCTCTCGATACTTCCAGTGCTGAGAACGCCATTGATCACCCATGCATGGCGAATGTTGAAGACTGTAGAAATTTAACATCTTCTCAGATTCCAACTCCTGAAGCTTCTTTCAGTGATGCTTTATGCAACTACCCTACCTTGTCTGTGATTTTAGCTATGGATTGTGTTGCTCGAGTTTCAATGCTGAGGAAACGCATAAAATTGGCAGAAACCATGGACGCACTGTCAAAGAACGATTGTGTGTGGCTATTTGCCTTATGTGCAGCAGTTGATGCTCCACTAGATGCTGACACGTGCGCTGCTCTTCGGGGTCTGCTCCGAAAATGCGCAAGCTTGCGAGCTAGCAAATCTGAGCATGATGATGAGGTTATCATGCTGAATATTCTCGCCACAATTTCAGGCAGGTATTTTGGACAGTCTGAAAGCTGA
- the LOC118055004 gene encoding vesicle transport protein GOT1, giving the protein MVSFELNDRKKIGLGLTGFGIFFSFLGIVFFFDKGFLAMGNILFISGVSLTIGPKSTMQFFMKRQNFKGTISFGAGFFFVVIGWPVIGMILESYGFIVLFSGFWPTLAVFIQKIPILGWVFQQPFVRSFFDRNRGKRVPV; this is encoded by the exons ATGGTTTCCTTTGAATTGAATGACCGTAAAA AGATTGGGTTAGGCTTGACTGGATTTGGCATATTTTTCTCATTCTTGggaattgtcttcttctttgacAAGGGATTTCTTGCCATGGGAAAT ATCCTTTTCATCTCTGGAGTCAGTCTCACTATTGGACCAAAGTCTACCATGCAATTCTTCATGAAACGCCAGAATTTTAAG GGAACTATTTCATTTGGTGCTGGCTTCTTCTTTGTGGTCATAGGATGGCCAGTTATTGGCATGATTTTGGAATCATATGGTTTCATTGTTCTCTTCAG TGGTTTCTGGCCAACACTGGCAGTTTTCATTCAGAAGATACCAATTCTTGGATGGGTGTTCCAACAGCCTTTTGTGAGATCG TTTTTTGATCGAAATCGGGGCAAAAGAGTGCCCGTGTAA
- the LOC118055003 gene encoding uncharacterized protein, protein MSSEAKKRKGFSSSTTPAPLTKILIRSLSRLNSRTPSNTVPLSSLSLNSVWLHDWWLVKVEGNGLAVSGFTSREGVGTRLFCSAAIVKRHYTTILEARDGITVTLSGFINRDRAHENGFSFQICDHFQLGFPYSWEEIAAKLCGEESANGGGPGGKSGFVELNTSSGISTNTASVSFDDIPVTRIRDILMHPLGDPKDCALEDILGSFCSNTMEHTPMLTDPFSNSESPVTVARKNKRTKADQKHKDGGKITHTDDTLMGECITTRRGAVTRRGAVTRSMSRLRNLAKNNPE, encoded by the exons ATGTCGAGTGAGgcgaagaaaaggaaaggatttaGCAGCAGCACAACCCCAGCTCCACTCACCAAAATCTTGATCCGTTCTCTGTCGCGTCTTAATTCAAGAACCCCATCCAACACCGTCCCTCTTTCTTCTTTGTCTCTTAATTCC GTTTGGTTACATGACTGGTGGCTGGTTAAGGTAGAAGGGAATGGCTTAGCTGTTTCTGGGTTTACTTCAAGAGA AGGAGTAGGGACAAGATTATTTTGTTCAGCAGCAATTGTCAAAAGACATTATACTACCATTCTTGAGGCGAGAGATGGCATCACTGTTACACTTAGTGGATTCATAAATCGAGATCGAGCTCATGAAAATGGGTTTTCATTTCAG ATTTGTGACCATTTCCAACTGGGGTTTCCATATTCCTGGGAAGAAATTGCTGCTAAATTGTGCGGTGAAGAGTCTGCTAATGGAGGCGGTCCTGGTGGAAAATCTGGATTTGTGGAGCTCAACACGTCTTCTGGCATCAGCACAAACACTGCTTCGGTGTCGTTTGATGATATCCCAGTCACAAGAATCCGTGATATTCTAATGCACCCTCTTGGAGATCCCAAAGATTGTGCACTTGAAGACATACTAGGATCATTCTGCAGCAACACCATGGAACACACTCCCATGTTAACTGATCCATTCTCAAATAGCGAGAGTCCAGTCACAGTGGCAAGGAAAAATAAGAGGACCAAGGCTGACCAGAAGCACAAAGATGGGGGTAAAATCACACATACAGATGATACATTAATGGGGGAGTGCATTACCACAAGAAGAGGAGCTGTCACAAGAAGAGGAGCTGTCACAAGAAGCATGTCTAGACTGAGGAATCTTGCAAAAAACAACCCAGAATAG